The Methanopyrus kandleri AV19 DNA segment GCTTGATCCATTAACCTACCGTCCAGGAGAGACCTGGCGAAATCGGATTCCGACTTGCGCTCCACACCGACGCCCTCACCTACGACGTAGTCCGCCAGTTCTAACGTGTCTCTCTCTAGGACCACGGGCTTTCTCCTGAGGTGCTCCACAACCTTGGTGTTGAGTTCACGCGAGTCCACTACGATGACGGGAGCCCTGCTCGGTGGACGCACTTCATCGCGCTCGCGTTTGCTACGACCCCCACCTACGAACTGATCTAGCGTCTTCGCCCTCGAACGCAACTTTCTGAGGTTTTTGCTCGTAGCGGTCGTCTTCCCTTTCCTCTTCCGCAACCACTCCTGCACGCGCATCACTGCCTCCAACATCTTCTTCTCACGACGCCTCGCGACGTGAAAGTAGATCTCGTCCAAGGTGGGAAAGGAACCTCTAGCGACGAGAACGTGAGCGTTACCCACGGCACCATCCCTCGCGGTACGTCCGATCCGCTGGATCGTCCTTATTTCCGAGGGAACCGGCTCGTACAGCACCACCTCCTCGCAGGTCGGAAGGTCCAGTCCCTCCTCCCCTACGCTCGTCGACACGAGAACACGACACTCTCCCCGTTTGATCGATTTTATGACGTCCAGCTGCTCGTGCTCCTTCATGTGTTCCTTGCCGAGCAACACCCCGACGGATATCCCAATCTCCTTGAGGTAATCGGCGATCAGCTTGGCGGTGTCCACGTATTGCGTGAACACCAGCGCGGACTCGACGTCTTTCACTAACTCCTCAACCTCGGGTAGTTTCGGGTGATCCGGTTCGTCCCGGAGTGACGCCGATTTGCACTCTCGTACGGCGCGCTGGAAGTTCGGATCTCCGAGTATCCTCCGTAGCGAGGAACCGCCGCTCGACCGTTTGCGTTCCGTAAGGCGCTCGACGTACCGTAGGAAAGGTTCGATTCCTTGGGTTTCCAGGATCTCCCTCGCCCTAGCTATCCGGAGGGCTTCCGCTACGACTCCGAGAGCTCGTGAGCACCAACTGGCGCGTTCTCGGCGCTTCGCCATCTGTTCCCTGATCTCCTCCCTGAGCGACAGCAGCTTTCCCACCCACACGTTACGCGAGGATTGTAGGAACCCCATGTCCTCCAGTAACTCCAGCCTGCGCTCGAAAGCCCGCTGCAGCTCCCGTCTAGCGTTGTCGAACCATTCCGGCAGTTCGACGTCAACCCACTCAACTTTCACTCTTCCTAAGTACTTTTTAACGTCTGGATCCTCCTCTGTTTTAACTATAATGCGTTCTATCCCAAGATTTTGCACTACCTCTTTTATGCGTTTCACATCCGATCCAGGCGACGCTGTAAGGCCAACTTTCAGGCAATTAAACTCCTTTGATACATACACATATGGGTAACCTCCAACCGCTCTATGCGCCTCATCAAATATCACAACGGATGCCTCATCAGGGTCAATTCTACCCTCTATAATGTCATTGCGGATTACATGCGGTGTTGCAACAATTACGTCGGATTTTTTCCACTCGACTTTCCTTCGTTCCGGTCGCACCCTACCCGTGAGTGCTTTCACGTCCAATCCTCGTGTAGCTCGCTCTATGAATCGGGCGTGTTGATTCACTAGCGGTACGGTGGGAGCTAAGAACACGGCCCGGCCTTCGTCCACGAGTTCCGAGAGTACCATCACACCGATCGCGGTCTTACCTAGCCCGGTGGGTATCACCACCAGAGTGTTGTCCATTGAATCGAGAATCTCGGCTGCTACGGACACTTGGTACTCGCGACGCTCCAGGAAGTTCCAATTCACCCGTCTCCATGCAGGCATTCCCGGATCACCTCCTCGGCCCGACGCCGGAACTCCCGGACGGCCTTTTCCGGATCCTCCACGGAGGACACTATCTCACGGCGCAGTTCACTGAGCTTGCGCCCTAGCTCTTGGGTAGCCGCGCCTGTCTCGGAGAGTCGACGCATCAGCTCCCCCATAACCTGACGGGTGCGTACGTCGACTTCATTCACGGAGGAGGGGTCAGTGCGCCGACGTCGCTTTTTGGGCTTCTCGACGCGTAGACCCGACTCGACGAACTCGAGAACTTCCTCGGAAACCCGAGAATCGTCTAGAACCAAGGTCGCACGCTCCCACCACCGATCCGGCTCGGGTGGTTCAAACCTATCATAAATTCTACGAACGACCTCCTCCGGGATAGGTTCACCTCGCTCGCGGTTCCTACGTAGGCACGTATCTAAACCGGTACGGAGGTACACTATCCCCCACGGAACTT contains these protein-coding regions:
- a CDS encoding DEAD/DEAH box helicase translates to MPAWRRVNWNFLERREYQVSVAAEILDSMDNTLVVIPTGLGKTAIGVMVLSELVDEGRAVFLAPTVPLVNQHARFIERATRGLDVKALTGRVRPERRKVEWKKSDVIVATPHVIRNDIIEGRIDPDEASVVIFDEAHRAVGGYPYVYVSKEFNCLKVGLTASPGSDVKRIKEVVQNLGIERIIVKTEEDPDVKKYLGRVKVEWVDVELPEWFDNARRELQRAFERRLELLEDMGFLQSSRNVWVGKLLSLREEIREQMAKRRERASWCSRALGVVAEALRIARAREILETQGIEPFLRYVERLTERKRSSGGSSLRRILGDPNFQRAVRECKSASLRDEPDHPKLPEVEELVKDVESALVFTQYVDTAKLIADYLKEIGISVGVLLGKEHMKEHEQLDVIKSIKRGECRVLVSTSVGEEGLDLPTCEEVVLYEPVPSEIRTIQRIGRTARDGAVGNAHVLVARGSFPTLDEIYFHVARRREKKMLEAVMRVQEWLRKRKGKTTATSKNLRKLRSRAKTLDQFVGGGRSKRERDEVRPPSRAPVIVVDSRELNTKVVEHLRRKPVVLERDTLELADYVVGEGVGVERKSESDFARSLLDGRLMDQAREMTREFDRAVIIVEGNPRREIEPEAVDGALATLAVDFGISVLQSAGPEETAELLYRMAKRFEERQRPRPRKRRSTEDLRVEMLSCIPGVGPELARRLLDEFGSIGDVVNASPSELKRVKGIGERKAREIRRFLWS
- the pstK gene encoding L-seryl-tRNA(Sec) kinase, which codes for MRLLILTGPPGSGKTCFARELARELRQEGWRVAHVEADALRGFLWDEFDPKLEQVARELFLKSVETCLDAELDLVIADDTNYYSSMRRELALLALERKVPWGIVYLRTGLDTCLRRNRERGEPIPEEVVRRIYDRFEPPEPDRWWERATLVLDDSRVSEEVLEFVESGLRVEKPKKRRRRTDPSSVNEVDVRTRQVMGELMRRLSETGAATQELGRKLSELRREIVSSVEDPEKAVREFRRRAEEVIRECLHGDG